The following coding sequences lie in one Panicum virgatum strain AP13 chromosome 6N, P.virgatum_v5, whole genome shotgun sequence genomic window:
- the LOC120678299 gene encoding calcium-dependent protein kinase 21-like, producing MSKISFYSLVVPEIWKRNFGPEVDIWSAGVMLYILLCGVPPFWGDNDEKIAQAILRGGIDFNREPWPRVSGNAKDLVWRMLDPDPSTRLTARQVLEHPWLRDADAAPNVSLGDAVRERLQQFSAMNKFKKKALAVVARNLPVEELDKYVQMFRLMDKDQNGNLSLEELMDGLHINGQPVPESEIWMLMEAADTDGNGTLDCDEFVAVSLHLKKMTNDQYLASAFSYFDKDGSGFIELEELREELGPNDQVILDIIRDVDTDQQWDGRISYQEFELMMKAGTDWRNGSRQYSRANFNSLSRKLCKDMS from the exons ATGTCCAA AATATCTTTCTACTCTTTGGTGGTGCCTGAAATATGGAAGAGAAACTT CGGGCCGGAGGTGGACATCTGGAGTGCCGGCGTCATGCTCTACATCCTCCTCTGCGGCGTCCCGCCCTTCTGGGGAG ACAACGACGAGAAGATCGCGCAGGCGATCCTCCGCGGCGGCATCGACTTCAACCGGGAGCCGTGGCCGCGGGTGTCCGGCAACGCCAAGGACCTGGTCTGGAGGATGCTCGACCCGGACCCCTCCACCCGGCTCACGGCGAGGCAGGTCCTGGAGCACCCGTGGCTCAGGGACGCGGACGCGGCGCCCAACGTGTCGCTGGGCGACGCCGTGCGGGAGCGGCTGCAGCAGTTCTCCGCCATGAACAAGTTCAAGAAGAAGGCGCTGGCCGTGGTGGCGCGCAACCTGCCGGTGGAGGAGCTGGACAAGTACGTGCAGATGTTCCGGCTCATGGACAAGGACCAGAACGGCAATCTGTCGCTGGAGGAGCTCATGGACGGCCTCCACATCAACGGCCAGCCGGTGCCCGAGTCGGAGATCTGGATGCTCATGGAGGCGGCGGACACGGACGGCAACGGGACGCTCGACTGCGACGAGTTCGTGGCGGTGTCGCTGCACCTCAAGAAGATGACCAACGACCAGTACCTGGCGTCGGCCTTCAGCTACTTCGACAAGGACGGCAGCGGCTTCATCGAGCTGGAGGAGCTCAGGGAGGAGCTGGGGCCCAACGACCAGGTCATCCTCGACATCATCCGCGACGTCGACACCGACCAGCAGTGG GACGGACGCATCAGCTACCAGGAGTTCGAGCTCATGATGAAGGCCGGCACAGACTGGAGGAACGGCTCGCGCCAGTACTCCAGGGCCAACTTCAACAGCCTCAGCCGGAAGCTCTGCAAGGACATGTCGTGA
- the LOC120679381 gene encoding rRNA-processing protein fcf2-like isoform X2 has translation MFETAAPIGLSWAPKLPSLAMTSGGSKSDPAPKTSTVQGSIWKPASELVDGLFVPPTDPRKVNKLARKNIKDTTGKGWFDMPAPSITPELKKDLEILQLRHVMDPKRHFKRAGKSKALPRYFQVGTVVEPPSEFYSGRLTKRERKTTLVDELLSDQSLKNYRKRKVREIQENRTPGGNQKWKNKGKQTLKRAKDRRK, from the exons ATGTTCGAGACGGCGGCGCCGATCGGCCTGTCATGGGCGCCCAAGCTGCCTTCCCTAGCGATGACGAGCGGTGGCAGCAAGAGCGACCCGGCGCCGAAAACGAGCACCGTGCAGGGGTCGATCTGGAAGCCTGCGAGCGAGCTTGTGGATGGGCTGTTCGTGCCACCGACGGACCCCAGGAAGGTTAACAAGCTCGCCAGGAAGAATATCAAGGACACCACCGGCAAAGGCTG GTTCGACATGCCGGCGCCGAGCATCACTCCCGAGTTGAAGAAAGATCTCGAGATTTTGCAG CTGAGGCATGTAATGGACCCAAAAAGGCACTTCAAGAGGGCAGGGAAGTCCAAGGCCCTTCCCAGGTACTTCCAA GTTGGTACAGTTGTTGAGCCTCCATCTGAGTTCTACTCAGGTAGGCTGACGAAGAGGGAGCGAAAAACAACATTGGTTGATGAGCTGTTATCGGATCAATCTCTTAAGAACTACAG GAAGCGCAAGGTACGGGAAATCCAGGAGAATCGTACACCAGGAGGCAACCAAAAGTGGAAGAACAAGGGGAAGCAAACACTTAAGAGGGCCAAGGATAGGCGAAAATGA
- the LOC120679381 gene encoding uncharacterized protein LOC120679381 isoform X1 — MAHPSRLPIRYSLLPQHSPGSPPPTTSRCSRTNPKPLIPRSLNPPEIFIPFDSALIRTPTDFAKENRPVMFETAAPIGLSWAPKLPSLAMTSGGSKSDPAPKTSTVQGSIWKPASELVDGLFVPPTDPRKVNKLARKNIKDTTGKGWFDMPAPSITPELKKDLEILQLRHVMDPKRHFKRAGKSKALPRYFQVGTVVEPPSEFYSGRLTKRERKTTLVDELLSDQSLKNYRKRKVREIQENRTPGGNQKWKNKGKQTLKRAKDRRK, encoded by the exons ATGGCCCATCCCAGCCGCCTACCGATACGGtactcccttctccctcagcacTCACCTGGCTCTCCTCCCCCAACCACGAGTCGCTGCAGTCGCACCAACCCTAAACCTCTAATCCCCCGCTCCTTGAATCCACCCGAAATATTTATCCCCTTCGATTCGGCGCTGATCAGAACGCCGACAGATTTCGCTAAGGAGAATAG GCCAGTGATGTTCGAGACGGCGGCGCCGATCGGCCTGTCATGGGCGCCCAAGCTGCCTTCCCTAGCGATGACGAGCGGTGGCAGCAAGAGCGACCCGGCGCCGAAAACGAGCACCGTGCAGGGGTCGATCTGGAAGCCTGCGAGCGAGCTTGTGGATGGGCTGTTCGTGCCACCGACGGACCCCAGGAAGGTTAACAAGCTCGCCAGGAAGAATATCAAGGACACCACCGGCAAAGGCTG GTTCGACATGCCGGCGCCGAGCATCACTCCCGAGTTGAAGAAAGATCTCGAGATTTTGCAG CTGAGGCATGTAATGGACCCAAAAAGGCACTTCAAGAGGGCAGGGAAGTCCAAGGCCCTTCCCAGGTACTTCCAA GTTGGTACAGTTGTTGAGCCTCCATCTGAGTTCTACTCAGGTAGGCTGACGAAGAGGGAGCGAAAAACAACATTGGTTGATGAGCTGTTATCGGATCAATCTCTTAAGAACTACAG GAAGCGCAAGGTACGGGAAATCCAGGAGAATCGTACACCAGGAGGCAACCAAAAGTGGAAGAACAAGGGGAAGCAAACACTTAAGAGGGCCAAGGATAGGCGAAAATGA
- the LOC120679374 gene encoding transcription initiation factor TFIID subunit 4b-like: MSEATEAQLQLTEQEVSVHASQQAGQPHMNATDQFSRSELVTEGSKSEQPVQVEQQNPQLQQFQPESRLQQAETNSFQLAEKETGSSGQQSFSGSKVDVAQPSVAQQNAKQVVGLQAPSGAQDTRKGPSIPFNMLIPILQAHLDRDKDMQLQTVWSKLRRNEVHKDDFLRVIRNIVGDQMLKQAAHKVFQQMQAQAQRNNQANPSQHSLFSQVSAQQMPSSGSAQLHDQKVRPPGPSNQGQKTQVSSSSQAFAPQSGTQAQTSAQYLSHDNPNQNPDAKVPNAIPNQPPRMNSAVSLQTKNKQQQPTQFQQASQQIYGASNPGAQGYPRSITGSLRPPNPVPETQPSMHAHGMPPAKVAPPPTHPMMQHNAVAWQMHQNKELKTNTLPPNANAKQNSESAGKARTVGAGNSSAKGKQGPPNSSTPNASGGAKSNKKSGGQKKSSEAAGSTQPSSKKQKTSGAFQEQSIDQLNDVTAVSGVNIREEEEQLLSAPKEESLASQEARRIAQEEEENIFLRKGPLLKKLVEIVRKCNLKNVNVDVEHCLSMCVEERLRRFISTLIRVSKQRIDTEKTGHRLVITSDVGRQILQMNQKAKEEWDKKQAEEADRNKKQTEADGSGAAELEKEKEESRPKNVKPNKEEDDKMRTNAANVAARQAVGGSDVLSKWQLMAEQARQKREGLDVAAASQPGEGPGTRPLSKFGKGFGENQEGSKRSHSAAFGTGGMKRPGRTPFAGPQRTISVKDVICALEREPQMTKSRLIYRLHERLPGDSTAD; the protein is encoded by the exons ATGTCAGAAGCTACAGAAGCTCAGCTGCAACTAACAGAGCAGGAAGTAAGTGTCCATGCAAGTCAACAAGCAGGGCAACCACATATGAACGCAACAGATCAATTCTCCAGATCAGAACTAGTAACTGAAGGTTCAAAAAGTGAACAACCTGTCCAAGTAGAGCAACAGAATCCACAGCTACAACAATTTCAGCCAGAAAGTCGACTGCAACAGGCTGAAACAAATAGCTTCCAGTTAGCTGAGAAAGAAACAGGGAGTTCTGGTCAGCAGAGTTTTTCAGGTTCCAAGGTCGATGTAGCTCAGCCCTCAGTAGCTCAGCAGAATGCAAAGCAAGTTGTTGGCTTGCAAGCACCATCTGGTGCCCAGGATACAAGGAAAGGGCCATCTATACCATTTAATATGTTAATTCCTATCCTACAGGCACATCTTGACAGAGACAAAGATATGCAACTTCAAACTGTATGGTCAAAACTTAGG CGCAACGAAGTCCACAAAGATGATTTCTTAAGAGTGATCAGGAACATTGTTGGGGATCAAATGCTGAAGCAGGCAGCCCATAAAGTTTTTCAACAG ATGCAAGCCCAGGCACAAAGAAATAACCAGGCAAATCCTAGTCAGCATTCTTTATTCTCTCAAGTGTCAGCTCAGCAGATGCCTTCCAGTGGTTCAGCACAGTTACATGATCAGAAAGTTCGTCCACCTGGACCATCCAACCAGGGTCAGAAAACTCAGGTGTCATCTTCATCTCAGGCTTTTGCACCACAGTCAGGCACTCAAGCGCAAACTAGCGCACAATATCTTTCTCATGATAACCCCAACCAAAACCCTGACGCAAAGGTACCAAATGCTATACCGAATCAACCACCAAGAATGAACTCAGCAGTTTCATTGCAAACAAAGAACAAACAGCAACAACCCACACAATTTCAGCAGGCCTCACAGCAAATATATGGAGCAAGTAATCCCGGTGCCCAGGGTTACCCTCGGTCAATCACTGGTTCTCTTAGGCCACCAAATCCAGTTCCAGAAACACAGCCATCCATGCATGCTCATGGAATGCCTCCTGCAAAAGTTGCCCCTCCCCCTACTCATCCAATGATGCAGCACAATGCAGTTGCATggcaaatgcatcaaaacaagGAGTTGAAAACCAATACTCTCCCTCCAAATGCTAATGCAAAGCAAAATTCTGAATCTGCTGGCAAGGCCCGCACGGTTGGTGCAGGAAATTCTTCAGCTAAAGGAAAGCAG GGACCCCCAAACTCATCTACACCAAATGCTAGTGGAGGTGCGAAGAGTAATAAGAAATCAGGTGGGCAGAAGAAATCATCAGAAGCAGCAGGCTCTACACAACCTTCAAG CAAAAAGCAGAAGACATCTGGTGCCTTCCAGGAACAAAGCATTGATCAACTTAATGATGTCACTGCTGTTAGTGGTGTTAATATTAGG gaggaggaggaacagcTACTCTCTGCCCCAAAGGAAGAGAGCCTTGCCTCACAAGAAGCAAGAAGAATTGcacaggaagaagaagaaaatatttTCCTACGGAAGGGCCCACTCCTGAAGAAACTAGTAGAAATAG TTCGGAAATGCAATCTGAAGAATGTTAATGTTGACGTTGAGCATTGTTTATCAATG TGTGTGGAGGAACGATTGCGAAGATTCATAAGTACTCTTATACGAGTCTCAAAACAG AGAATCGACACTGAAAAGACCGGGCATCGACTAGTTATTACTTCAGATGTTGGCCGTCAAATTTTGCAAATGAACCAGAAAGCTAAGGAAGAGTGGGATAAAAAACAAGCAGAAGAAGCTGACAGGAACAAGAAGCAAACTGAG GCTGATGGCAGTGGTGCTGCAGAgttggaaaaggaaaaagaggaaAGTCGCCCAAAGAATGTGAAG CCCaacaaggaagaagatgacaagATGAGAACGAATGCAGCAAACGTTGCTGCTCGTCAAGCAGTTGGAGGAAGTGATGTGCTCTCGAAGTGGCAGCTGATGGCTGAACAAGCCAGGCAGAAGCGAGAAGGCCTTGATGTGGCTGCTGCCTCGCAGCCAGGTGAAGGACCAGGTACCAGGCCATTATCCAAATTTGGAAAAGGCTTCGGCGAAAACCAGGAAGGTTCAAAGAGGAGCCATTCTGCAGCGTTCGGAACTG GAGGCATGAAAAGACCTGGCAGGACTCCATTTGCGGGACCGCAACGGACGATCTCTGTGAAGGATGTGATCTGTGCCCTGGAGAGGGAACCTCAGATGACGAAATCGCGGCTCATCTACAGGCTGCACGAGCGGCTGCCCGGAGATTCTACCGCAGATTAG